The Nerophis lumbriciformis linkage group LG05, RoL_Nlum_v2.1, whole genome shotgun sequence genome contains a region encoding:
- the gba3 gene encoding cytosolic beta-glucosidase, with translation MFPCHFAWGAATAAYQIEGGWQADGKGPSIWDTFCHEGGRVCGEHTGDVSCNSYELWEKDLACIRQLGLTHYRLSLSWARLLPDGTTGHVNQKGVQYYNKVIDDLLSSHVLPLVTLYHFDLPQALQHRGGWKAPVVAAIFDSYARFCFQTFGDRVKLWLTINEPRVCAKLGHEDGVHAPGIKEPGTAAYLVGHNMLRAHALAWHSYDSLYRPTQGGMVSLAINSDWLEPLRPDCADDVAASHRCLAFTLGWFAWPLFVTGDYPETMRSAIDAQSCKVGYNGESRLPTFSKHEPPVFGTADFFALNYYTSRKVKAERKCEKGMSMKSDRDAEEVLDPDWTICGVSWLAVVPCGLRKLLKYIKDTFHNPVVYITENGFSQVGPVVMEDSQRADFYKDTIQEVEKAIREDGVDVRGYFAWSLLDNFEWADGFNNRFGLFHVDFSDAGRKRMIYCSGLEYAKLISKYKAVHPKSI, from the exons ATGTTTCCATGTCATTTTGCGTGGGGTGCAGCGACTGCAGCGTATCAAATTGAAG GCGGCTGGCAAGCAGACGGCAAGGGTCCAAGCATCTGGGACACTTTCTGCCATGAGGGGGGACGAGTGTGTGGGGAGCACACAGGCGATGTATCCTGCAACAGCTATGAATTGTGGGAAAAAGATCTGGCGTGCATCAGGCAGCTTGGACTGACCCACTATCGTCTGTCTCTGTCCTGGGCACGTCTCCTTCCTGATGGGACCACGGGGCATGTCAACCAAAAAG GTGTGCAGTACTACAACAAGGTCATTGATGACTTGCTGTCAAGTCACGTGCTCCCTTTGGTGACGCTGTACCACTTCGACCTGCCTCAAGCCCTCCAGCACCGAGGTGGATGGAAAGCGCCCGTTGTGGCCGCCATCTTTGACAGCTATGCCCGCTTTTGCTTCCAAACGTTCGGCGACCGCGTCAAACTTTGGCTCACTATCAACGAGCCGCGCGTATGCGCCAAGTTGGGCCACGAGGACGGCGTCCACGCTCCGGGGATAAAAGAACCGGGAACAGCGGCATACCTGGTGGGCCACAACATGCTGCGAGCCCACGCCTTGGCTTGGCACAGCTACGACTCCCTCTACAGGCCAACGCAAGGCGGAATGGTGTCACTTGCGATCAATAGCGACTGGCTCGAGCCGCTACGCCCCGACTGCGCTGATGACGTCGCCGCTTCGCATCGCTGCCTTGCGTTCACTCTTGGATGGTTTGCCTGGCCGCTGTTTGTCACAGGGGATTATCCCGAAACGATGAGATCTGCCATTGACGCTCAAAGCTGTAAAGTGGGATATAACGGCGAGTCAAGACTTCCTACTTTCTCCAAACATGAACCTCCTGTGTTTGGCACTGCGGACTTCTTTGCCCTGAACTATTACACATCCCGAAAGGTCAAAGCTGAGAGGAAATGCGAGAAGGGGATGTCCATGAAGAGCGACCGGGATGCGGAAGAAGTCTTGGATCCGGATTGGACTATTTGTGGAGTGTCATGGCTGGCTGTGGTGCCCTGTGGCTTGCGGAAGCTCCTGAAGTACATTAAG GACACTTTCCATAACCCGGTGGTCTACATCACTGAAAACGGCTTCTCTCAAGTGGGACCGGTGGTAATGGAAGATTCTCAGCGTGCTGACTTTTACAAGGACACAATCCAGGAAGTGGAAAAAG CAATCAGAGAAGACGGCGTCGACGTCCGCGGATACTTTGCATGGTCACTCCTGGACAACTTTGAATGGGCGGACGGATTCAACAACCGCTTCGGATTGTTCCATGTGGACTTTTCGGATGCGGGGAGGAAGCGGATGATATACTGCTCAGGCTTGGAGTATGCAAAGCTGATCTCAAAATACAAAGCCGTGCACCCTAAATCTATTTAA